A window of Clostridium taeniosporum genomic DNA:
ATAATTTTAGATAACAAGGGTAAACCATTATTAAAAATAAAAAATCTTCTACAATATGAGATAAGTAAACTTAGAGCGAATAATTTATTAGATGTGCAATCATTACCGTATCCTTATAATATTGAAAAATTAGATTGTGAAATTAGTCAAAAGGATAATATAAAAGATATATTATCTCTATTTAAGTATATGTTTAATGAAAAAGAATTAAACATATACTTTAAAGAAAATAACTGCATAGATAATATACTATCATTTAATAGAGTACATAAGATAACAGATTTTATTAAATGGATAAATAAGAGACTAAGAACAAATTATAATATATTTGTTTTTGAAGCGTTAGATAAAGTAACAACTGATTTAGATATTATTGGGATGGAAGAGGAAATAAAAAAAGTAGAATTAAGATTAAAATATATATATGAAAATAAATTAAAATATAAGATAATATGCTTTAAGGGAGAACAAGGTAATGGAAAAACTAAAACTTTAATTGAAATTAAGAATAAAATACTAAGAAAATATGTAGGGAATAATGGTGAAAATGGATTTTTAATAATAGATAATCTAGATGAAAATAATTCATTTATGTTTATTATAGAAAAGATATTAAGCAGATTGGATAAATATCTGAAAGACAAATATGAATTATATTTAAAAAAATTCATATTGATGATTTTGGATAAAAATGTGGTTATAAATGAGGAAGTTTTTAAAATTATTAATAGAGTTTGTGCTTTATTACATGAATATACTTTAAATAATGTATTAATTATTTTGATAGATGACATTGAAAAAACAAGTGAAATATTCAAAGTATTTTTTAAATATATGTGCTTTTTGCGAAAAAAATTAGAAAATGTAATGGTTATAATATCAACCAATGAGGAAAATTTTGATTCTAATATGATAAATTATATGAAATCAATTAAAGAATTAATAAATTATGAGGAAGTTTCAATAAATTATTTTAATAATTATAATACTAGCAAAATGGTAAAAAACATGTTGAATTACCATAAAAGTATAGATGAACTTTCAATGAAGATATATTCTGAAACTTTAGGAAAGCCAGGTTTTATAAGCAAAACTATAGAGGGGTTATATAAAGAAGGAATTATATATTTATGTAAAGATGATGGTAAATGGAAAAGTAAGATCAATATAAATGATATAGTAATTCCTAAAGTGGTAAAAAAAATTTTAGAAAATAAAATGTTAAATTTGAATAGTGAAGAGCTTGAGGTTTTAGAAAGATTATCAATATTTCAAACTCCATTATCAGAAACTTTAATATTTTCATATGTAATTTTAGATAAAAAGAGAAAAGATAGATATTATAAATTAAAAAAAGATAGATTTTTAATTGAAAAGATAAGTGATGATGGAGTTAGGGTAGATTTTTATAATGATTTAATAAAAAAAATAATTTATTCTAAAATCCCAAAAGAAAAAAGTTTAACTATGCATAATGATGCATGTTATTTTTTGGAATGCATATTAAAAAATACTCAGGAATATTTAGATGAATTTTTAAATCAATTAGAAAAATCAAATCAAAGAGATAAGTTAGTAGAATACAGTTTAAAATGTGGAAAAAATTTTGATCAAATAGGGGATACGTTTAAAGCAATAGATTATTATAAAAAGGCATTAAATTATTCTAAAGATAGCAAAAAAACACGAATTGCAATAAGTATTGCAAAATTGAATGAAAAAGTAGGAAAGGATAAGGAGGCATATAATTATTTTAATAAAGCTAACATATATTCAGTAAATAATAATCAAAAGGAGTTACAAATATATGCATTACTTAGAATGATAATTATAACATCTAAGGAGTATAGAGCAATAGATTTAACTTTTCCATTAGAAGTAGTTAGAAAGCTTTTAAGAAATATCACATATCCTAAAGGTGAAGCGTACTATTACTATGCACTTGCATCAGTAGTCAAAGTAAAAGAAAAGAAAGAATTATCAGTAAAATATATAGAAGAAGTATTTAAAATTTGTGAAGTTAATAACATAAAAGTTGGAGTATATGCTTGTGCAAAATTATTATTGAGTAATATATATATATCTAGAGGTAAATATGATAAAGCTAGAAAGTTATTAACTGAATCAATGAGTGTATTTGAAATTGAAAATAATTATTCAGGTATATTAACTACCAAAATAAATTTCGAAATTATAAATAAAGAAGTTGGAGAAAATATAAGCAACATATTATGTAATATTACACATATTAAAAGATTATGTAATAAATATAAAGTGTATAAAAAAGAGGTTACAAGCTTAATATACATTGCTAAATGTAATATAGAAATATTTGAATATAAAAAAGCTGCAAAAAACTTATTATTAGCCTTAGAAGTTGCTAGAGAAAATGGTTTGGATAGATATATACTAAAAATTTGTACATTATTATGCTTAGTATATTGTAGAGAAGGAAAAATAAAATTAGCTTCAGATTATTATCAATTAATTTTACAACTAAAAGATGGTATACAGGTATCAGGATTAGATATGTTAACTTTAAAATCTGCACAAGCATTATATAATTCAATAATTTATAATTTTAAAACAGCATTTAAAGAGTTAAGTGTAGTTAATGATATAGGAAATGACTATAAGGGATCTGAATTTAGTAAGATAAAAAGTCAGTATTATCAATTATGTATTATTAATTGCAAAAATGAAGGTGATGTAAAATATAATTTTAAATTATTAAAAGAAGAATTGGTTAATTTAAAGAATTCTATAATAAAAGAAAGTATGATAATAGGAAGCATAACAAGTATACTACTTTTAGGATATAAGGAATTATCTAGAGAATTATTTTCTGATATAAAAGAGTGTCCTAAGTATTATGATAACCAATTAGCATATATCTTTTTACAAATATATTTCTCAAAAGATGATGAGTGTGAAAATTTAATTAATAGTGCTTTAAACATAATTAGATTTGCTAAAAATAAACAAATAAAAGGTATAGTATACTGTTCAATAGCAGAAAAATATGAATTTAAAGGAGATTTTGAACTTGCTATAAATTACTATTATGAATCTATTAATATATTTATTAATATATTAAACTCATTACCTGAAAAAGAAAAATTACAATATGCTAATAATAGTATGTTTTTATTTGCTTATGATAAATTTAGAAAAATATTAGTTGAAAATATTGGTATAAAATTAAATTTGGATAAAGTAGAATATATAAATTCAAATATTAAAATAAGCGATTTATTAGGTAAACTTAAAATAAATAAATTAATATTAAATGAAGAATTTTTTAATATAATGCAAAATAATTATAGTAATAATTATTTTAATTTTAAAAAAAACATACATGAGATATTAAATGGATTTTCTAGTGATATATTGAAAAATTTAGATGAATTATTAAAATATACTGCAAGATTAACTTTAGCAGATAAAGCTTTACTTACTGTTGAAAATAATTTTGGAGAAAATCGAGTTATATGTAAATATAGAATAAGAAATGATGATGAAATAAAGAAATATATTGCATTAAAAATAAACTCAAATAAAGACATAATTACTATATGCAATGATTATGATAATAACAGCAGGATAAATTATGAAATTATTAAAGATGGAATTAAGGCAGTTATGTATATTAAATTTGGAAATAAAAGAAAGTTTATAAATAATAATGAATGTATTAATGGAAAACTAATATTAATATCAAATAATTCTATTAATAATATAAATTCTAATTCAGAAATCACAGTTAAAAAATTAGTGCCTTTTATTATATTTTTATTAGATCAATATAATTTAATGATAACATCTACTTTAGATAAACTTACGGGTGCATATAATAGAAAATATCTTGAAAAAGTTTTTGATAATCTTATTAATGATTCATACTCTAAAGAAAAGGAATTTTCATTAATTATTTTTGATATAGATGATTTTAAGGGAGTAAATGATAGATATGGTCATCAAACTGGAGATGAAGTGTTAATAAAATTAACTGAAGAAGTAAAAAATTCTTTATGTAAAGATGAAATCTTTGTTAGGTATGGAGGAGAGGAATTTATAATACTTTTACCAGAAAAAAATCAAAAAGAAGCTTATATGTTAGCAGAAAGAATAAGAAATAGAATAGAAAAGGCCAAAATTTTAGGTAACAAAAGGACAGTAACTATTAGTTTAGGGATATCAGTTTATATGAAACATTCCTCTAATTCAGAAGAACTAATTAAAATGGCAGATCAAGCTTTATATACATCTAAAGCACAGGGAAAAAACAGAACAACTATATGGAATGAAAATATAGATGTCTTAAATAATAATTTAAACACTTCTAAAAGGATGTTATTATCAAGGTATAATAAGGATAATAATTTGATTTTGTTAATAAAAGATATTATTGAATTATTGTCAAATAAAAATAGTAAAGAAGATAAATTATATAAATTTCTTTCTAAAATAATTCAAATAACTGATTCAGAATTTGCTACAGCTTTTATTATAGAAAATAATAAAATAACAAACATTTATAGTAAAAAAATTCAAGAGGATAATGCTTATAATAAGGAAAGATTTAATATTAATTTAATAGAACAGGTTATAAAAAATGCCAAAGGATGCTATTTAGTGGATTGGGATAATTCATATATTAATAAACATTTTGGTATATATGATTGGAAATCATTATGTATAAATCCTATTATATATAACAATGAAGTTATTGGAATTATATATGTGTCTATTTCGGTTAATAAAAAAGAATATACATTAGAAGATTTACATTTAATAAATTATTTAGGTCAGCTTATGATACCATTATTTTTCTAAAAATAATAATTATAAAAAATAAGAAAGTAGTAATTTTATAATAACCTTATGGTAAGTCATTATCACATAAAATATTTACAAGCATATTCTAATATTGTAGAAATAAGAAAGGAAAGTTTTATGGGTAATGATGTTAATAATTCTAATAGCAATATGCATATAAATTTATCAGCAGATGGTCAAAAAATAAAATATTATGAATCTGATGATGATATGTGTGTATTTGAGATATTAGATGATAATTCTAAATTTTCTAATATAGATAATAATCGAATAAATAATAATAGGGACATAGACACCCCAAAATATAATTTTATGAAAAGTGTAAATAATTTACCAGAAAGAAATTTCAACTTAATAGAGGATGGTGAGGAATTATTTAATAAAGAATGTGATTTATTAAATGAAAATGACATAATAGATAATTGTGATTTATTAAAAAAAGATAATGATTATAAAGAAAGTACCCAAAAACAAAAATCATTTTATGAAAACTATGAATCAGATATACAGAAATATCATACATTAAATAAGTCCAAAGATAATGATTTTAACTATTATAATAATCCTAATTATTACAATGATTTTAATTATTATGATGATGAATGTACAGATGTTGATGGAAAAATAATAGTTTTGGCATCTATAAATTGTGATGGCAAAAACAAATGTTTAGAAGGAGCTAAGATAAATTTATACAGATTAAATGGAGTGTGTCCACAATTTGTAGAATCATATTTAACAGATAGACAAGGAAAAGTTGAATTTAAAAATTTATCAGAAGGATGTTATAGAATAATAGAAATTGTTAATAAAAATTATTTTGAAAAACCTAAATATATAGATTGGAATGAGGTAAATATTAATAAAGAAAATACTGAAGCAAAGGTATTAGTTATGAATAAGTTGAAAAAAAAATGCAGAAGAAATTTTAGATGTAGAGAATATTAAATTTCAGAAGATTGATAAGAAAAAACTTATCAATCTTTTGAAATTTATAAAATAATATTTTATAATCAAATAAGCATTATTTTATTGTATACAAAATTATATAATGCTTAAGCTTATAAGCTTTATATAAGTTAAATATTAAAAATAAAATTAAACAAAGAATGGAAGAGATTACATATGAAAATTAGAGTTAAATATTTTGATGGTGCAAGTAAATTAAAAAAAATACCAAAGGGAAACTGGATTGATGTATATGCGAATAAAGATATTTTTGTTGGTATAAATGAAAGGGCAATGATTCCATTAGGGTTTGCATTAGAATTGCCACAAGGATGGGAAGGACATCTAGCTCCTAGAAGTTCAACTTTTAAAAGTTGGGGAATTATTCAAACAAATTCAATTGGAGTTGTAGATGATACATATATAGGTGATAATGATGAATGGCATATGCCCGTATATTGTTTACAAGGAAAAGATGTAGAATTTTTAAATGGACAAGAAAAAGAAGGTACATGGATAAGAAAGGGGGATAAGATAGGACAGTTTAGAATAATGGAAGTTATGCCGAATTTAGAATTTGATGAAGTAGAATCATTCGGTAATAGTGATAGAGGGGGCTTTGGTACTACAGGAGTAAAATAGTATATTGAAAATATAGCTGGAAAGTAGATTGCCAGCTATATTTAAATATTAACTTATATAAATTATTTTATGTCTTTTAAAATAATATTATTTAATTTGATTCGTTTAATTGTTCCCATTCTTCATAAAACTTTTCAATTAAGCTTTCTTTAGCTTTAATTTCTTTATTAATTCTTTCGCTTTCTGATGGAACAGAATAAATCTCTTCTTTACATAGTTCTTCTTGAAGTTTTATTAAATCTTCTTCATTTTTATTTATAGTTTCTTCAAGAGTTTTTATTTTATTTTGAAGTGCTCTAGCTTCTTTGTCTAAAGCCTTTTTCTTCTTTTTTTCCATATTTAATTGAGTTTTTGTTTTTGATGAATTATGCTCATTAAAATTTTCAAATCTTAAAGGATTTTTCTTCTTCTCTGTATAGTAAGTATAATTTCCTAAATAATTCACAACACCGTCTTTGGTTAATTCTAATATTCTATTTATAACTTTGTTTAAAAAATACCTATCATGTGATATTACAATTAATGAACCATCATAACTTAAAATTGCATCTTCTAAAGCTTCTCTAGAAGGTATATCTAAATGATTAGTAGGCTCATCTAACAATAGTAAATTAGATTTAGATAACATAAGTTTTAATAAATTAATTCTACATTTTTCTCCACCACTAAGTTTATCAATTTTTTTAAAAACATCATCTCCAGTAAATAAAAATGAAGCTAGAATATTTCTAATTTGTGTTGTCGTTAATTCAGGAAAATCATCCCAAATTTCATCTATTATTGTTTTATCAGGATTAATATTAGATTGTTCTTGATCATAATATCCAACATTAACATTTGCACCTAAAACTTTAACACCACTATCACTTTTAACTTTATCCATTATAATATTAAATAGAGTTGTTTTACCTCTACCATTTTCACCGATTAAAGCAATTTTTTCACCACGTTTTAAGTCTAATGAAAGGTTAGAAAATAGTTTCTTTTCTCCATAAGATTTAGACAGATTTTCAATATGTAACACATCAAATCCACTTTTTACCGAGGTTTCAAATTTTATCTTAGAACCAGCTTTTTCAACATCTGGTGCATCAATTAATTCAATTTTATTAAGAGCTTTTTCTCTACTTTCAGCAGCTTTAATACTTTTTTCCCTATTGAATGATCTAAATCTCTCAATAATAGCTTCCTGTCTTTTAATTTCAGCCTGTTGAAGAGTATAAGCTTTTAATTTACTTTCATAATCTTTTTCTTTTAACTCTAAATATTTAGTATATGGTGCATTGTAGCAATTAATATGACCATTTATAACTTGAAAAGTTATATTAGTAACAGAATCTAAAAAATATCTATCATGAGAAATTATAAGAACTGTACCTTTATAAGTTTTCAAATATTCTTCAAGCCATTCAATTGCATCTAAATCTAAATGGTTTGTAGGTTCATCTAGAAGAAGTATATCGGGTTTTAGAAGTAGTAATTTACATAATGCCACTCTAGTTTTTTGTCCACCACTAAGAGTTGAAATGATTTTACTAAAGTCATCTTCATTAAATCCTAAACCTTTAACTACTCGGGAAATTTCACCTTTATATGTATAACCACCTCTGTTTTCATATAAATCTTGAGCAGTAGTATAATCTTTTATTATTTTTTCATGATAAGCAGCATTATTCTCATTATAAGGTTCACTCATTTTTATTTGAAGATTAGAAATTTTATTTTCTAATTGTATAAGTTCGTTAAATACTGTTAACATTTCTTCATAAAGAGTTACTTCAGAATTTAAATTTAAGTGTTGAGATAAATACCCTATAGATTTATTTTTATCTATATAAACATCGCCTGAATCTTGAAGGATTTCTTTTGAAAGGATTTTAAATAGAGTGGATTTTCCTTCTCCATTTGATCCAATTATACCAATTTTATCTCCATCATTAACAGAAAAAGTTACATCTTTTAATATATCATCTATTCCATAACTTTTGTTTATATCTTTACAGCTTAAAACAATCATTATTTATCCTCCAATGTTTTATTGTTATAATTAAGTATATATTATATAATTATACTATTTTATAATAGGTATATCAATTTAATGAATAATCTTTGGAGGAATTATAAATGAACTTATATGACGAAAAGATTGATAAAGTAAGAGTCAAGAAAAAGTTAAAAGAAAAACAACTATTTGACTCAGCATATGATCTGTTTTTAACTCAGGGAATAGAAAAAACTTCTATAAGTGATATAGTTAATAAAGCTGGAATAGCAAAAGGTACATTTTATTTATATTTTACTGATAAATATGATCTTCTAAATAAACTTATATTAAAAAAGAGTAATAAATTATTAAAGGATGCTTTAAATGAGACATCAAAGAATTCTATAGATGATTTTCCTAAAAGAGTACTATTTTTTATAAATTATATAATAGAAAATTTAAAGGATAATAAGTTACTTCTTAAAATTATAAATAAAAATATATCATGGGGGCTATATAGAAAAAATGTATTGAAACCTGAAGAATATGATAATGTAAGGAAAGTAGTGGAGAGTTTTATAAACAACTTGGTTAAGTCAGGTATGGATAAAGAAGAAGCAGAAATGACTTTATTTATGATAATAGAGTTAGTGGGAAGTATATGTTTTACAACCATAATATTTAAAGAGCCTACAGATATAGATACAATAAAACCTATCTTATTTAAAAAAATTTTAGCTATGATACAAGTTTAAATATTTTATTGTTTAATCTAAGATAAAAATTTTTATAGAAATAAAACACC
This region includes:
- a CDS encoding MSCRAMM family protein, yielding MVSHYHIKYLQAYSNIVEIRKESFMGNDVNNSNSNMHINLSADGQKIKYYESDDDMCVFEILDDNSKFSNIDNNRINNNRDIDTPKYNFMKSVNNLPERNFNLIEDGEELFNKECDLLNENDIIDNCDLLKKDNDYKESTQKQKSFYENYESDIQKYHTLNKSKDNDFNYYNNPNYYNDFNYYDDECTDVDGKIIVLASINCDGKNKCLEGAKINLYRLNGVCPQFVESYLTDRQGKVEFKNLSEGCYRIIEIVNKNYFEKPKYIDWNEVNINKENTEAKVLVMNKLKKKCRRNFRCREY
- a CDS encoding TetR/AcrR family transcriptional regulator, whose protein sequence is MNLYDEKIDKVRVKKKLKEKQLFDSAYDLFLTQGIEKTSISDIVNKAGIAKGTFYLYFTDKYDLLNKLILKKSNKLLKDALNETSKNSIDDFPKRVLFFINYIIENLKDNKLLLKIINKNISWGLYRKNVLKPEEYDNVRKVVESFINNLVKSGMDKEEAEMTLFMIIELVGSICFTTIIFKEPTDIDTIKPILFKKILAMIQV
- a CDS encoding dUTP diphosphatase — its product is MKIRVKYFDGASKLKKIPKGNWIDVYANKDIFVGINERAMIPLGFALELPQGWEGHLAPRSSTFKSWGIIQTNSIGVVDDTYIGDNDEWHMPVYCLQGKDVEFLNGQEKEGTWIRKGDKIGQFRIMEVMPNLEFDEVESFGNSDRGGFGTTGVK
- a CDS encoding diguanylate cyclase, which translates into the protein MKILNNKYSIDSSIDNNENFYIYKVTNIFNNKTYSLYIFQDNVEYENCREYLLSKFKTLRNLNFKNLVNILDIEIIRNIDGVNLDKLNYGYVTEYIESLIDTQNYFNESSFNKKLDIFMQLCAAVNTLNIKGYIFNELNIKDINIILDNKGKPLLKIKNLLQYEISKLRANNLLDVQSLPYPYNIEKLDCEISQKDNIKDILSLFKYMFNEKELNIYFKENNCIDNILSFNRVHKITDFIKWINKRLRTNYNIFVFEALDKVTTDLDIIGMEEEIKKVELRLKYIYENKLKYKIICFKGEQGNGKTKTLIEIKNKILRKYVGNNGENGFLIIDNLDENNSFMFIIEKILSRLDKYLKDKYELYLKKFILMILDKNVVINEEVFKIINRVCALLHEYTLNNVLIILIDDIEKTSEIFKVFFKYMCFLRKKLENVMVIISTNEENFDSNMINYMKSIKELINYEEVSINYFNNYNTSKMVKNMLNYHKSIDELSMKIYSETLGKPGFISKTIEGLYKEGIIYLCKDDGKWKSKININDIVIPKVVKKILENKMLNLNSEELEVLERLSIFQTPLSETLIFSYVILDKKRKDRYYKLKKDRFLIEKISDDGVRVDFYNDLIKKIIYSKIPKEKSLTMHNDACYFLECILKNTQEYLDEFLNQLEKSNQRDKLVEYSLKCGKNFDQIGDTFKAIDYYKKALNYSKDSKKTRIAISIAKLNEKVGKDKEAYNYFNKANIYSVNNNQKELQIYALLRMIIITSKEYRAIDLTFPLEVVRKLLRNITYPKGEAYYYYALASVVKVKEKKELSVKYIEEVFKICEVNNIKVGVYACAKLLLSNIYISRGKYDKARKLLTESMSVFEIENNYSGILTTKINFEIINKEVGENISNILCNITHIKRLCNKYKVYKKEVTSLIYIAKCNIEIFEYKKAAKNLLLALEVARENGLDRYILKICTLLCLVYCREGKIKLASDYYQLILQLKDGIQVSGLDMLTLKSAQALYNSIIYNFKTAFKELSVVNDIGNDYKGSEFSKIKSQYYQLCIINCKNEGDVKYNFKLLKEELVNLKNSIIKESMIIGSITSILLLGYKELSRELFSDIKECPKYYDNQLAYIFLQIYFSKDDECENLINSALNIIRFAKNKQIKGIVYCSIAEKYEFKGDFELAINYYYESINIFINILNSLPEKEKLQYANNSMFLFAYDKFRKILVENIGIKLNLDKVEYINSNIKISDLLGKLKINKLILNEEFFNIMQNNYSNNYFNFKKNIHEILNGFSSDILKNLDELLKYTARLTLADKALLTVENNFGENRVICKYRIRNDDEIKKYIALKINSNKDIITICNDYDNNSRINYEIIKDGIKAVMYIKFGNKRKFINNNECINGKLILISNNSINNINSNSEITVKKLVPFIIFLLDQYNLMITSTLDKLTGAYNRKYLEKVFDNLINDSYSKEKEFSLIIFDIDDFKGVNDRYGHQTGDEVLIKLTEEVKNSLCKDEIFVRYGGEEFIILLPEKNQKEAYMLAERIRNRIEKAKILGNKRTVTISLGISVYMKHSSNSEELIKMADQALYTSKAQGKNRTTIWNENIDVLNNNLNTSKRMLLSRYNKDNNLILLIKDIIELLSNKNSKEDKLYKFLSKIIQITDSEFATAFIIENNKITNIYSKKIQEDNAYNKERFNINLIEQVIKNAKGCYLVDWDNSYINKHFGIYDWKSLCINPIIYNNEVIGIIYVSISVNKKEYTLEDLHLINYLGQLMIPLFF
- the abc-f gene encoding ribosomal protection-like ABC-F family protein, whose product is MIVLSCKDINKSYGIDDILKDVTFSVNDGDKIGIIGSNGEGKSTLFKILSKEILQDSGDVYIDKNKSIGYLSQHLNLNSEVTLYEEMLTVFNELIQLENKISNLQIKMSEPYNENNAAYHEKIIKDYTTAQDLYENRGGYTYKGEISRVVKGLGFNEDDFSKIISTLSGGQKTRVALCKLLLLKPDILLLDEPTNHLDLDAIEWLEEYLKTYKGTVLIISHDRYFLDSVTNITFQVINGHINCYNAPYTKYLELKEKDYESKLKAYTLQQAEIKRQEAIIERFRSFNREKSIKAAESREKALNKIELIDAPDVEKAGSKIKFETSVKSGFDVLHIENLSKSYGEKKLFSNLSLDLKRGEKIALIGENGRGKTTLFNIIMDKVKSDSGVKVLGANVNVGYYDQEQSNINPDKTIIDEIWDDFPELTTTQIRNILASFLFTGDDVFKKIDKLSGGEKCRINLLKLMLSKSNLLLLDEPTNHLDIPSREALEDAILSYDGSLIVISHDRYFLNKVINRILELTKDGVVNYLGNYTYYTEKKKNPLRFENFNEHNSSKTKTQLNMEKKKKKALDKEARALQNKIKTLEETINKNEEDLIKLQEELCKEEIYSVPSESERINKEIKAKESLIEKFYEEWEQLNESN